In the Silene latifolia isolate original U9 population chromosome 1, ASM4854445v1, whole genome shotgun sequence genome, CCCGACGCAAACTCGGCCCCACATATCCCGCATTCATGCACCTTTACCTTGTTACTAATATTCGTAATATTATTAGTAGTATTAGTATTTGGATGTGAATTGGGGGTTTGTAACGTAAGACCGATGCCAAAATCGTGATTAATGGATCGATTTTGATTACAACTGTCATAGTTTAAACCCGAGAAATTCAACGAGGACAATTTCTCAGCTACGAGTAATTTAGGCTTCTTGTGGCTCGCACGGTGTCCTCCTAATGCTTGGAAAGATGGAAATGACCTATTGCACGTTTTGCACTCGTACGACGTCGGTCCATTATTATTGTTGCCCTTACTATTATTGGAACCTTGAGCTAGAAGGATTAGGCAATGAGCcatatcctcctcctcctcggacGTGGCGGCCCATCCACCAGAACTATCAGAAGCACCATCTTCTGTAGCGACCGAGGTGGTTGACATGGTTAACGCTAAAGGAGAACAAGGCCGAGCACGCTTTGTTCTCTTCCCCTTAAAAATCAACAAcatattatttttgacattctCTTGATCATCATCACTTGtacaaataatattattattattaccttcTTGTTGGGCTACCATACTCCCACttagtataattaattaattaatcgaaAATGCCAAGAAACGCAATACGAAAGATATATGATTACAAGTAGAGAGAGATATGAAGGAAAGAAATGTATGTATGTGTTGTGAAGTGTTGTGG is a window encoding:
- the LOC141653317 gene encoding zinc finger protein ZAT5-like, with the translated sequence MVAQQEGNNNNIICTSDDDQENVKNNMLLIFKGKRTKRARPCSPLALTMSTTSVATEDGASDSSGGWAATSEEEEDMAHCLILLAQGSNNSKGNNNNGPTSYECKTCNRSFPSFQALGGHRASHKKPKLLVAEKLSSLNFSGLNYDSCNQNRSINHDFGIGLTLQTPNSHPNTNTTNNITNISNKVKVHECGICGAEFASGQALGGHMRRHRPIPSMKPASSATVTVAAVATKNILSLDLNLPAPEEDLHQNFVFGSNDKTLVFTAASLVDCHY